Proteins co-encoded in one Salvia splendens isolate huo1 chromosome 4, SspV2, whole genome shotgun sequence genomic window:
- the LOC121799356 gene encoding uncharacterized protein LOC121799356, translating into MKSCERRRRRRRRDCFLFPEKKVLFFGGSQCLSQRKKLKIVQNCEMDGERPEWLPVDWKVCVRVRSSGRKDRYYVSPSNDHRFKSKPEVFRYLKNAEKDLKLRLRNKVDMKKSVKERLLPSGSIKGGKTRRDTVKSEGECIDPSHTDASAQIEKENDSVAEDEEKAASLKKRKKNSKWMNELPRRSSKRLARVEADPPLDVETIGKSELSGSTEMKKHEEASTNLPLEDVSSTEEHECDEKKLKSSLNDLVMDPCIEFAIKTLTGAIPIEDVNKMNEVSPIQASASSCALPFSDIWADPCFEFAVKMLTNEIPVEDGSHFQNAFQQLLSSHQEPLPNDNSNHCITK; encoded by the exons ATGaa ATCAtgtgagagaagaagaagaagaagaagaagagactgTTTCCTATTCCCAGAAAAAAAAGTTCTCTTTTTTGGGGGGAGTCAGTGTTTGTCCCAGAGGAAGAAGTtgaaaatagtgcaaaattGTGAAATGGATGGTGAACGCCCGGAGTGGCTGCCGGTGGACTGGAAAGTTTGTGTGAGAGTTCGGAGCTCTGGAAGAAAAGATAGG TATTATGTGAGTCCATCAAATGACCACAGATTCAAGTCCAAGCCTGAGGTGTTTCGGTATCTTAAGAATGCTGAGAAAGATCTCAAACTCAGGCTGCGGAATAAG GTAGACATGAAAAAGAGTGTCAAAGAAAGATTATTACCTTCGGGATCGATCAAGGGTGGCAAGACCAGGAGAGACACGGTAAAGTCAG AAGGTGAATGCATTGATCCATCACATACAGATGCTTCTGCgcaaatagaaaaagaaaatgattctgtggcagaagatgaggaaaaggcAGCATCCctgaagaagagaaagaaaaacagCAAATGGATGAATGAGCTGCCTCGCAGAAGTTCAAAACGGCTTGCTCGGGTCGAAGCAGATCCACCATTAGATGTTGAGACTATCGGCAAATCTGAGCTGTCAGGTAGTACAGAGATGAAGAAGCATGAAGAAGCTTCCACCAATTTGCCACTGGAAGATGTTTCATCTACTGAAGAGCATGAGTGTGATGAAAAGAAGCTCAAGTCTTCACTGAATGATTTAGTTATGGATCCATGCATCGAGTTTGCAATCAAAACTCTCACCGGTGCAATCCCGATAGAAGATGTGAACAAGATGAATGAGGTGTCCCCCATCCAAGCTTCAGCTTCCTCCTGCGCGCTTCCTTTCAGTGATATCTGGGCCGATCCTTGTTTTGAGTTCGCAGTGAAGATGCTTACCAATGAAATCCCAGTGGAGGATGGCTCCCATTTTCAGAATGCATTCCAGCAGCTTCTTAGCTCACATCAGGAACCACTACCAAATGACAATTCCAACCACTGTAttacaaaatga